The Heyndrickxia vini genome contains a region encoding:
- a CDS encoding protein arginine kinase, with protein MSLERFVNQAVSAWMNLEGPNSDIVLSSRVRLARNFKQFNFPTLFSNEEAREIIAKVETALQSESFHENNMELLRMDDLQTLQKKVLVEKHLISPNLADESSHGAVILTSEEDVSIMINEEDHIRIQCLFPGLQLKEALEKASKIDDLMEEHIDYAFSEKLGYLTSCPTNVGTGLRASVMVHLPGLVLTQQMNRIIPAISQLGLVVRGIYGEGSEALGNIFQISNQITLGKTEIDIVEDLMSVVQQIIAQERSAREALIKTSNIQLEDKVYRSFGVLSNSRIIESKEAAQCLSDVRLGIDTGYIKNVSKNILNELMILTQPGFLQQYAGGPLRPHERDIRRATLIRERLKLEEVNNG; from the coding sequence ATGAGCCTGGAAAGGTTTGTTAACCAAGCTGTAAGTGCATGGATGAATTTAGAAGGACCTAATTCTGATATAGTATTAAGTTCTAGAGTACGCTTAGCGAGGAATTTTAAACAATTTAATTTTCCAACCTTGTTTAGTAACGAGGAGGCAAGGGAAATAATTGCTAAAGTAGAGACTGCTTTACAATCCGAGTCATTTCATGAAAATAATATGGAATTACTAAGAATGGACGATTTACAAACCTTACAGAAAAAGGTTTTGGTTGAAAAACATCTTATCAGTCCGAATTTAGCAGATGAATCATCACATGGTGCTGTTATTTTAACAAGCGAAGAGGATGTAAGCATCATGATTAATGAAGAGGATCATATTCGAATTCAATGCTTATTTCCGGGCCTGCAATTGAAGGAGGCACTCGAAAAGGCAAGCAAAATCGATGATTTAATGGAGGAACATATTGATTATGCTTTTAGCGAAAAGTTAGGGTATCTTACAAGTTGTCCGACTAATGTAGGTACTGGTCTGAGGGCATCGGTTATGGTTCATTTACCCGGCTTGGTTTTAACTCAACAGATGAATCGAATTATTCCAGCAATTAGCCAATTAGGTTTGGTTGTTAGAGGAATTTACGGAGAAGGAAGCGAAGCATTAGGAAACATCTTTCAAATATCAAATCAAATTACCCTTGGTAAAACAGAAATTGATATTGTAGAAGATTTGATGAGTGTGGTGCAGCAAATAATAGCACAAGAAAGGTCAGCTAGAGAAGCATTGATTAAAACCTCAAACATACAATTAGAAGATAAAGTATATCGTTCCTTCGGAGTATTATCAAATAGTCGAATTATTGAGTCTAAAGAGGCGGCGCAGTGCTTATCTGATGTACGTTTAGGAATAGATACAGGATATATAAAAAATGTATCTAAAAATATACTTAATGAATTAATGATATTAACTCAACCTGGTTTTTTACAACAATATGCAGGTGGACCTCTTCGTCCCCATGAAAGAGACATACGTCGGGCAACGCTAATTCGAGAGCGATTAAAACTTGAAGAAGTAAATAATGGCTAG
- a CDS encoding CtsR family transcriptional regulator — MKNISDIIEGYLKQVLEMNGSEIVEIKRSEVADKFQCVPSQINYVINTRFTIERGYLVESKRGGGGYIRIIKVRPHDQAHLIDHLLRLVKTRISQANAEDVIMRLVEEEVITEREAKIMLSVMDRSVLYIDLPERDQLRSRMLSAMLMSLKYK, encoded by the coding sequence ATGAAAAACATATCAGATATAATTGAAGGTTATTTAAAACAAGTTTTAGAAATGAATGGCAGTGAAATTGTTGAAATTAAAAGAAGTGAAGTGGCTGATAAATTTCAATGTGTACCCTCACAAATTAACTACGTAATCAATACAAGATTTACTATAGAAAGAGGTTATTTAGTTGAGAGTAAAAGAGGTGGTGGAGGGTATATTCGAATTATAAAAGTAAGACCACATGACCAGGCACATTTAATTGACCATTTATTGCGATTAGTAAAAACAAGAATATCTCAAGCAAATGCAGAAGATGTCATTATGCGTTTAGTGGAAGAAGAGGTTATTACCGAAAGGGAAGCTAAAATTATGCTAAGTGTGATGGACCGATCAGTCCTATATATTGATCTTCCAGAAAGAGATCAACTTAGATCACGAATGCTAAGCGCAATGTTGATGTCATTGAAATATAAATAA
- a CDS encoding UvrB/UvrC motif-containing protein → MICQECNERPATLHFTKIINGEKTEIHYCDKCAQEKGEMFMFEGEPGFSINNILAGLLNFDPVFQQAKQETIQKNEILQCPNCKMTFKQFVNIGRFGCAHCYDAFSGRLEPIIKRLHVGNLEHHGKLPKRIGGTVHIKRQIQQLKLDLQHAIKSEEFEKAAEIRDQVRALESSLLNEGSETS, encoded by the coding sequence ATGATCTGTCAGGAATGTAATGAAAGACCGGCAACCCTACATTTCACCAAAATCATTAATGGAGAAAAGACTGAAATCCATTATTGTGATAAGTGTGCTCAGGAAAAAGGTGAAATGTTTATGTTCGAAGGAGAACCAGGATTTTCGATTAATAATATTTTAGCTGGGCTATTGAATTTTGACCCGGTGTTCCAACAGGCAAAGCAGGAAACAATTCAAAAAAATGAAATCCTGCAATGTCCAAATTGTAAAATGACTTTTAAACAGTTTGTAAATATTGGTCGCTTTGGATGTGCTCATTGTTATGATGCTTTTAGCGGGCGTTTAGAACCAATCATTAAAAGACTGCATGTTGGAAATCTTGAACATCACGGAAAGCTTCCTAAAAGAATAGGGGGAACAGTTCATATAAAAAGACAGATACAGCAATTGAAACTTGATTTACAACATGCAATAAAAAGTGAGGAATTTGAAAAAGCTGCAGAAATTCGAGATCAAGTTCGTGCTTTGGAGAGCTCACTTCTCAATGAAGGGAGTGAAACTTCATGA